A genomic region of Gimesia chilikensis contains the following coding sequences:
- a CDS encoding glycosyltransferase family 2 protein yields the protein MSESLELSIVVPVYESAETLRGLSERLVAAASQITASFEIIFVDDGSQDKSWQVLSALISENPLIIKGLQLMRNYGQHNALMCGFKHSNGRIIVTLDDDLQNPPEEMYRLYQYLEETGTDVLYGLPFRRNDGSFRKLASIPIQFFIQKSIGLPGPVSAYRLIRRPVIDAILCYKLNFTFIDGLISWNTSRISYLEIEHQPRSRGRSGYSIRKLLLHALNIITNFSIFPLQIASATGLVTSLLGLSLGIFYLIQYSINNISVPGYASTIIAILTLGGLQLLALGIVGEYVGRVHLNINSKPQYTVRAKNLRNEK from the coding sequence ATGAGTGAATCTTTAGAATTGTCAATTGTCGTTCCTGTCTATGAGTCTGCCGAGACACTTCGAGGCCTCTCGGAACGACTCGTTGCTGCTGCATCTCAGATTACTGCCTCTTTTGAAATCATCTTTGTTGATGATGGAAGTCAGGATAAGTCCTGGCAGGTCCTGTCAGCTCTCATTTCTGAAAACCCTCTAATTATTAAAGGATTACAGCTGATGAGGAACTACGGTCAGCATAATGCGCTGATGTGTGGTTTCAAGCATTCCAATGGCAGAATTATTGTAACACTGGACGATGACTTACAAAATCCACCAGAAGAGATGTACCGACTCTATCAATACCTGGAAGAAACCGGGACAGATGTGTTATATGGTTTACCATTCAGAAGAAATGATGGATCTTTCCGAAAGCTCGCTTCAATACCAATACAGTTTTTTATTCAAAAGTCGATTGGGTTACCTGGCCCTGTCAGTGCGTATCGCTTGATTCGACGGCCTGTAATAGATGCGATTCTCTGCTATAAATTAAATTTTACATTTATTGACGGTTTGATCAGTTGGAACACCTCACGAATCTCTTATTTAGAAATCGAACACCAGCCTCGATCACGTGGACGATCTGGATATTCAATCCGCAAATTATTATTGCATGCATTGAACATTATCACAAATTTCTCAATTTTTCCTCTTCAGATAGCATCCGCAACCGGCCTCGTTACATCACTACTGGGTCTTTCGCTGGGAATATTTTATCTGATTCAATACAGCATTAATAATATTTCTGTCCCAGGATATGCTTCGACGATCATTGCAATTTTGACTTTGGGAGGCCTGCAGCTTCTCGCATTGGGAATTGTAGGAGAATACGTAGGCCGGGTGCATTTAAACATAAATAGCAAACCTCAATACACGGTACGAGCAAAGAACCTCCGGAATGAGAAGTAA
- the hflX gene encoding GTPase HflX has product MADPKREELQVKAKRAILVSVISPSSHINKEQALDELKGLVETAGVKVVGTLVQSRENPHPATCLGKGKLAELKSMVKPVDAELIIFDNNLSPSQGRNIEEETGTIIVDRSELILDIFATHAKTYEAKLQVELAQLLYFRPRLKRLWTHLERIEGGVGAGRGPGEKQLETDRRLLDKRVAELKRKLSEVEKRRERTVSNRFQQLTVSLVGYTNAGKSTLMNALTGADVYIADQLFATLDTRTRRWELPHWGEILLSDTVGFVRNLPHHLVASFKSTLEEARQADLLLHVVDSSNPEVEHHIKTVNSVLEEIGIDYSNALLVFNKSDKVEDRSKLDVLRLKYENAITVSAVSGEGLDRLSQAVIDRLASGYVIVEIETPVGNGKLLSQLEEHSLILSREYSSDDTRVTYRARIARRFLPVLKSSEDTEIRIHDDGDQGAPNQLQHEESIHEV; this is encoded by the coding sequence TTGGCGGATCCTAAACGAGAAGAACTACAAGTCAAAGCGAAACGAGCCATCCTGGTCTCGGTCATCTCTCCTTCGAGTCATATCAATAAAGAGCAGGCCCTGGATGAATTAAAGGGGCTGGTCGAAACGGCGGGTGTGAAGGTTGTAGGCACCCTGGTACAGAGTCGCGAAAATCCTCATCCGGCAACCTGCCTCGGTAAAGGAAAACTGGCTGAGCTGAAATCAATGGTCAAACCCGTTGATGCCGAGTTGATCATCTTTGATAACAATCTGTCCCCTTCTCAGGGACGAAATATTGAAGAAGAGACTGGTACGATCATCGTGGACCGTAGCGAATTGATCCTCGATATTTTCGCAACCCACGCCAAAACCTATGAAGCGAAACTGCAAGTCGAACTGGCGCAGCTGCTCTATTTCCGTCCGCGTCTGAAACGCTTGTGGACCCACCTTGAGCGTATCGAAGGGGGTGTGGGTGCTGGTCGTGGCCCTGGTGAAAAGCAGCTGGAAACCGACCGTCGACTGTTGGATAAACGCGTGGCTGAATTGAAGCGTAAACTGTCCGAAGTTGAAAAGCGTCGCGAGCGCACTGTTTCCAATCGATTCCAGCAACTCACGGTCTCGCTGGTTGGTTATACCAACGCGGGAAAAAGTACGCTGATGAATGCGCTCACCGGCGCGGACGTCTACATCGCGGACCAGTTGTTTGCCACGCTGGATACCCGTACGCGACGCTGGGAGCTTCCACACTGGGGAGAGATCCTGCTGAGTGACACGGTTGGATTCGTTCGCAACTTGCCTCACCATCTGGTGGCCTCATTCAAGTCAACTCTGGAAGAAGCCCGGCAGGCTGACCTGCTGTTGCATGTGGTTGACAGCAGCAATCCGGAAGTGGAGCATCATATCAAAACCGTTAACAGTGTGCTTGAGGAAATCGGCATCGACTACTCGAACGCACTGCTGGTATTCAACAAAAGCGATAAGGTGGAAGACCGCTCCAAGCTCGATGTCCTCCGACTGAAATACGAGAATGCAATCACCGTCAGCGCGGTATCTGGTGAGGGACTCGACCGACTCTCCCAGGCAGTCATCGATCGACTGGCTTCCGGCTATGTTATTGTCGAAATCGAAACCCCCGTCGGAAACGGCAAACTGCTCTCTCAACTCGAAGAGCATTCGCTGATCCTCTCACGGGAGTATTCCAGCGACGACACTCGCGTTACCTACCGAGCCCGGATTGCACGTCGCTTTCTCCCCGTGCTGAAGAGCAGCGAAGACACCGAAATCCGAATCCATGATGACGGGGACCAGGGAGCCCCGAATCAGCTACAGCACGAAGAATCCATCCACGAGGTTTAG
- the rffA gene encoding dTDP-4-amino-4,6-dideoxygalactose transaminase — protein MASLIPFNKPFFAGKELHYIAQAVTLGNISGDGDFARRCVEIMQQRFHVHKILLTPSCTAALELSAMLLELQPGDEVIMPSYTFVSTANAFARMGAKPVFVDIRPDTLNMDERLVEDAITEKTRAIVPVHYAGVGCEMDLILTIADKYGLRVIEDAAQGVNAQYQNQYLGSLGDLGCYSFHETKNFICGEGGAICLNSEEFVDRAHVLRDKGTNRQAFFQGLVDKYTWCDIGSSFVLSELNCAFLYAQLEMFGEINQKRQQIYELYRQSLQPLEEAQLLRLPRIPEDCVSNHHMFYVLLPSRAVRDGLLSHLKQQQISAVFHYIPLHTSPVGQTWGYREGDLPVTEHCAACLLRLPFYYEISVEEQKRVIRDIEHYLTGSARHLEKSTLFETPAEDS, from the coding sequence ATGGCGTCGTTAATCCCGTTCAACAAACCGTTTTTTGCTGGTAAAGAACTGCATTATATTGCCCAGGCAGTCACGCTGGGAAATATCTCTGGAGATGGTGATTTTGCGCGGCGCTGTGTGGAGATTATGCAACAGCGTTTCCACGTTCATAAGATCCTCCTCACACCGTCCTGTACGGCGGCCCTGGAGTTGTCAGCCATGCTGCTGGAGCTTCAGCCTGGCGACGAAGTCATCATGCCATCCTACACTTTTGTTTCGACGGCCAACGCCTTCGCACGCATGGGAGCGAAACCCGTGTTTGTCGATATCCGTCCCGATACACTCAACATGGATGAACGACTGGTCGAGGATGCGATTACCGAAAAGACCAGAGCGATCGTTCCCGTACACTATGCCGGCGTCGGTTGCGAAATGGATCTTATCCTGACAATCGCCGACAAATATGGACTGCGTGTGATTGAAGATGCAGCGCAAGGCGTGAACGCCCAATACCAGAACCAGTATCTTGGTTCGCTGGGCGACCTGGGTTGCTACAGTTTCCATGAAACGAAAAACTTTATCTGTGGTGAAGGAGGCGCAATCTGCCTGAACTCAGAGGAGTTCGTCGACCGGGCACACGTTCTGCGCGATAAAGGAACCAATCGGCAGGCATTCTTTCAGGGACTCGTAGATAAATACACCTGGTGCGACATCGGTTCTTCTTTTGTATTAAGCGAATTGAACTGTGCGTTCCTCTATGCACAACTGGAAATGTTTGGCGAGATCAATCAGAAACGTCAGCAGATCTATGAGCTCTACAGGCAGAGCCTGCAACCACTCGAAGAAGCTCAGTTACTCCGTCTGCCCCGAATTCCGGAGGACTGCGTCAGTAATCATCACATGTTTTATGTTCTGCTCCCCAGCAGAGCGGTGCGGGATGGACTGCTGTCTCATTTGAAACAGCAACAGATTAGTGCCGTCTTCCATTACATTCCCCTGCACACTTCCCCCGTCGGACAGACATGGGGATATCGTGAGGGAGACTTACCTGTGACGGAACATTGTGCGGCGTGTTTGCTGCGTCTCCCTTTCTACTATGAAATTTCAGTTGAGGAACAGAAACGAGTTATCAGGGATATTGAACATTATCTGACGGGATCGGCCAGACATCTGGAGAAATCAACTCTATTTGAAACGCCCGCGGAAGACTCTTAA
- a CDS encoding HTTM domain-containing protein — translation MFEKSLKQADVEAQAICLGMFRICYASVFFLEVCHLFYFRHLLLDPVPFLQPAPALLNVLLIVWLGTILCVIAGYRTIISCMLNYLFTVMFLGLLLYPLFEYHVDYVYIGVNFLLMLMPVSDRLSLDAKRKQKKKQSNYLNRDYSIHISALIFVGIALVYADSVFYKFKSPMWLNGLGVWLPASLPQNSWFTVPQFILDQKWLMLTLGYLTLCFETAFPFLMWWKRSRPVLFVIGVGLHISIGIVFPIPLFGLTYFALYLLLIPPSIWKRLDHYLKKTQEVPIALSESLDHSSQTIPISWRTREQIAFFTICFTAFLQTCLIMGRTTDFPEYFHSTTVKRVASLVSGTCAAVRKAIYTPSHILLGISDHQVFVDDHFKNYNRLYSIQCIGPENKKQLLPLTKDTGTTGTYSTGRVWALWCFRVNGSGIPRKAFENGVKKITVFWAFQNNVSLDDVVFEIESRPVRTPVQWEKGYLTSQKRIKWRTVATASWKQRQFSVQISRPSKQKVSETEKSDTNAIMIDRGGPK, via the coding sequence ATGTTTGAGAAATCCTTGAAGCAAGCAGATGTTGAGGCACAGGCGATCTGTCTTGGCATGTTCCGTATCTGTTATGCGAGCGTGTTCTTCCTTGAAGTTTGCCATCTGTTTTACTTTCGTCACCTGCTACTGGACCCGGTTCCCTTTCTGCAACCTGCACCGGCATTGCTTAATGTGCTGCTGATCGTCTGGCTGGGAACCATTTTGTGTGTCATCGCTGGTTATCGGACGATTATCAGTTGCATGTTGAACTATCTGTTTACGGTTATGTTTCTGGGGCTACTATTATATCCACTTTTTGAATATCACGTGGATTATGTCTACATCGGAGTTAATTTCCTATTAATGCTGATGCCTGTATCAGACCGGCTCTCTCTGGATGCAAAACGAAAACAAAAGAAGAAGCAAAGTAATTACTTGAATCGTGATTATTCGATTCACATAAGTGCTCTCATCTTCGTGGGAATTGCCCTGGTTTATGCAGATTCGGTTTTCTATAAATTTAAATCTCCCATGTGGCTGAACGGACTGGGGGTCTGGCTTCCTGCTTCGTTACCTCAAAACTCCTGGTTTACAGTCCCGCAGTTCATTCTGGATCAGAAATGGTTAATGTTAACTCTGGGATATCTCACGCTCTGTTTTGAAACAGCTTTTCCTTTCCTGATGTGGTGGAAACGCTCTCGACCAGTTCTGTTTGTCATAGGTGTTGGATTACATATTTCGATTGGGATTGTTTTTCCCATTCCTCTATTTGGCCTGACCTATTTTGCCTTGTATCTGCTGTTAATCCCGCCTTCAATTTGGAAGCGTCTGGATCATTATCTGAAGAAAACACAAGAGGTTCCCATTGCTCTCTCTGAGAGTCTCGATCACAGCTCACAGACAATACCAATATCATGGAGGACCAGAGAACAGATCGCCTTCTTCACAATCTGCTTTACAGCATTTCTGCAAACCTGTCTGATCATGGGGCGAACGACAGATTTTCCTGAATATTTTCATTCAACAACAGTTAAGCGGGTTGCCAGTCTTGTATCAGGTACATGTGCTGCAGTTCGCAAAGCCATATATACTCCGAGCCATATTTTACTGGGAATTTCGGATCACCAGGTTTTTGTCGATGATCATTTCAAGAATTACAATCGACTCTATTCAATCCAGTGCATCGGACCAGAAAATAAAAAACAGTTATTACCCCTCACAAAAGACACTGGAACCACTGGGACATACTCGACAGGTCGTGTCTGGGCGCTTTGGTGCTTTCGAGTTAATGGATCAGGCATTCCAAGGAAGGCTTTTGAGAATGGAGTTAAAAAGATAACAGTTTTCTGGGCTTTTCAGAATAACGTCTCGTTAGACGATGTAGTCTTCGAAATAGAATCACGACCGGTACGCACCCCTGTCCAATGGGAAAAAGGCTATCTGACATCACAGAAACGTATAAAATGGAGGACTGTAGCCACGGCATCATGGAAGCAAAGGCAGTTTTCTGTCCAAATATCGAGACCGTCGAAACAGAAAGTTTCGGAGACTGAAAAGAGTGACACAAATGCAATTATGATTGATCGTGGTGGTCCGAAATGA
- a CDS encoding transglutaminase domain-containing protein, with protein MNSSPNVTSVKPRRKLWRTRFKLARNILPFASRISYAEVVPDSPIDGELQHWGEVILLSDLVAVLHRDGTITRRAHHIASLHANESLSQWDEVFRFYDRQTALHKIQTAKVYLPDGSQRKARKVVQPYGQIAVHFYPLRPGVTVELEEQQDFFTPDRISACMWGQEYLQYSIPCQRLRCTIAVAEPFELQYELHQTNQEPSSWKQGTYQVYQWDLQALPGYETDDATPHPRDVIPWVDFTTLTNWEPIARFYRQDLEPPSKIPLQIQKLSEDLTRESDSTEDKIYALYKYASDDVRYGRHPNELALEKTREVGSMLEDMRGDCKDKSSLLVSLLRHQGIEAEVAVLLTRANGTIPFLPGARFDHAIVCVTDEQGVRLWLDPAGGPMTFKDLPYNDQGMQALLLNLPAGELTTIPCGGPESHQVHRQCEGKLSEDCSYEFVTNVSTTGDTAMEFRLRYINRNEEYQSLTLERELASSLTGARIDAPLFHNLTDLSQPVTYSCKMTLDQWARKIEDIILFRVPWIGAMHTVALVNVQKRNSALQAPWPIRFSDQHSIELPPGYHGYGLPYEHRFECEWGRYETSIYEEDSHLICHRQVDHLGGIVREEQYLDFKQYWEQCTRADALDVVLMKKPD; from the coding sequence TTGAACAGCTCCCCCAACGTGACCTCTGTCAAACCCAGGCGCAAATTATGGCGGACCCGGTTTAAACTGGCGCGCAACATCCTGCCATTTGCTTCCCGTATTTCGTATGCGGAGGTCGTTCCTGATTCTCCCATTGATGGCGAACTCCAACACTGGGGTGAGGTCATCTTACTCTCAGACCTGGTCGCCGTTCTGCATCGTGATGGAACCATCACCCGCAGAGCGCATCACATCGCCAGTCTGCACGCCAACGAATCGTTGTCTCAATGGGACGAAGTCTTTCGTTTTTATGATCGCCAGACAGCGCTGCATAAAATTCAGACCGCGAAAGTTTACCTGCCCGATGGCAGTCAGAGAAAAGCCCGCAAGGTGGTTCAACCGTACGGACAGATCGCCGTCCATTTTTATCCTCTGCGTCCCGGGGTAACTGTCGAGCTGGAAGAGCAACAGGACTTCTTCACACCAGACCGGATCTCGGCCTGCATGTGGGGCCAGGAGTACCTGCAGTACTCGATCCCCTGTCAAAGACTGCGTTGCACGATTGCCGTCGCGGAACCCTTCGAGCTGCAGTATGAATTACATCAGACGAACCAGGAACCAAGCTCCTGGAAACAGGGAACCTATCAGGTCTATCAATGGGATCTGCAGGCATTACCTGGATATGAAACTGACGACGCCACGCCTCATCCTCGAGACGTCATACCCTGGGTCGACTTTACCACATTGACCAACTGGGAACCGATCGCGAGGTTCTATCGGCAGGACCTCGAGCCTCCATCTAAAATCCCGTTACAGATTCAAAAACTGTCGGAGGATCTGACGCGTGAATCAGATTCAACTGAGGATAAAATTTACGCCCTCTATAAGTATGCCTCTGATGATGTCCGTTATGGCAGACATCCCAACGAACTGGCTTTGGAAAAAACCAGGGAGGTCGGTTCGATGCTGGAGGATATGCGCGGAGACTGCAAAGACAAATCATCGTTACTCGTCTCCCTGCTCAGGCACCAGGGAATTGAAGCTGAGGTCGCAGTTCTGCTGACACGCGCGAATGGAACAATCCCCTTTCTGCCTGGAGCTCGCTTCGATCATGCGATTGTCTGCGTTACCGATGAGCAGGGAGTCAGACTCTGGCTTGATCCTGCCGGCGGCCCGATGACTTTCAAAGATCTGCCTTATAATGACCAGGGCATGCAGGCACTGTTGTTAAATCTTCCAGCGGGAGAGCTGACCACCATTCCCTGCGGCGGTCCGGAATCTCATCAGGTACATCGGCAATGCGAGGGGAAACTGTCCGAAGACTGCAGCTATGAGTTCGTCACCAATGTCTCAACGACAGGTGACACCGCCATGGAATTCCGTCTTCGCTACATCAACCGCAACGAAGAATATCAGAGCCTGACTCTGGAACGGGAACTCGCGTCTTCTCTGACGGGAGCCCGCATCGATGCTCCTCTGTTTCACAACCTGACAGATCTCTCGCAGCCGGTTACCTACTCCTGCAAAATGACACTCGATCAGTGGGCGCGCAAAATTGAAGACATCATTCTGTTCCGGGTTCCCTGGATCGGGGCGATGCACACGGTGGCTCTCGTCAACGTGCAGAAACGCAACTCAGCCTTGCAAGCCCCCTGGCCAATCCGCTTCTCAGACCAGCACAGCATCGAACTCCCCCCTGGTTATCATGGTTATGGACTGCCTTATGAACATCGATTTGAATGCGAATGGGGTCGCTACGAAACCTCCATCTATGAGGAAGATTCTCACCTGATCTGCCACCGCCAGGTAGACCATTTGGGAGGCATCGTCCGTGAGGAGCAGTATCTGGATTTCAAACAATACTGGGAACAGTGTACCCGCGCGGATGCTCTGGATGTTGTGCTCATGAAAAAGCCGGACTGA
- a CDS encoding WbqC family protein, whose amino-acid sequence MNCVILQPAFIPWRGYFHLIQKADVFIFYDDVQFDKHGWRNRNRIKGSNGSFWLTIPVLTKGTTSQGIKIKDVIIDNQQRWKRKHLASIEQAYSKAPHYKSFRDAIQEIYSMDTESISSFTINAVIMISELLGISDVRFVKSSELCVTGDKTGRLVEIVKETGADHYISGPSAREYIQQDQFHESGITLEYMEYNYPEYEQLHPPYDPQLSILDLLFMKGQDAHRYIWG is encoded by the coding sequence ATGAATTGTGTCATCTTACAACCGGCCTTTATCCCATGGAGAGGATATTTTCATCTGATCCAGAAAGCAGATGTATTTATATTTTACGACGACGTTCAATTCGACAAACATGGATGGAGAAACCGCAACCGCATCAAAGGCAGCAACGGTTCCTTCTGGCTGACGATCCCTGTCCTCACGAAAGGTACTACATCACAAGGCATCAAAATAAAAGATGTCATCATTGACAACCAGCAACGCTGGAAACGTAAACATCTGGCTTCGATCGAACAGGCATATTCAAAAGCACCGCACTACAAATCATTTAGAGACGCAATCCAGGAGATTTACTCAATGGATACTGAGTCGATTTCCAGTTTCACGATCAATGCAGTCATCATGATCAGTGAATTACTTGGGATTTCAGATGTCAGGTTTGTTAAATCATCAGAATTATGCGTCACAGGCGACAAAACAGGACGTCTGGTTGAGATTGTAAAAGAAACTGGCGCAGATCACTATATTTCTGGGCCTTCTGCTCGCGAATACATTCAGCAGGACCAATTTCATGAATCGGGAATTACCCTGGAATATATGGAGTATAATTATCCTGAGTATGAACAGCTGCATCCACCATATGATCCACAGTTATCCATTCTGGATCTCTTATTCATGAAAGGCCAGGATGCTCACAGATATATCTGGGGATAA
- a CDS encoding acetyltransferase, with protein MPLPDIRRVKVSRLAIIGAGDLGYSILRLANDIPQYDPVGFFDDTCQNSSVHGLPLLGGLDSIETKWNQGACDAMVIAIGYRHMQFRRELYDRLVSLNIRLANIIHPSVILAKDACIGSGSVLFPGCILDVGSRVGNNCILNAGVTIAHDSAVEDHTICGPGVTLAGFTCVQQSCFLGTHTTIIDHINVAPNITTGAGTVVIKNLTEPALYVGVPARKLKPNIN; from the coding sequence ATGCCCCTGCCTGACATTAGACGTGTAAAAGTCAGCCGTCTGGCTATTATCGGTGCTGGAGATCTGGGTTACAGTATTCTCAGACTGGCAAATGATATCCCTCAGTATGACCCAGTTGGTTTCTTCGATGACACCTGCCAGAACAGTTCTGTTCACGGCCTGCCACTGTTGGGAGGTCTGGATTCGATAGAGACGAAGTGGAATCAAGGAGCTTGCGACGCAATGGTGATTGCCATTGGTTACCGCCATATGCAATTTCGCAGAGAGCTCTATGATCGACTTGTTTCACTCAATATCAGACTTGCTAATATTATTCATCCCTCAGTAATTCTGGCTAAAGATGCCTGCATAGGCTCAGGCTCAGTCCTCTTTCCTGGGTGTATTCTTGATGTAGGCTCTCGAGTGGGAAACAACTGTATTTTAAATGCAGGAGTCACCATAGCCCACGATTCAGCAGTAGAAGATCATACAATCTGTGGTCCAGGCGTCACGCTTGCCGGTTTTACTTGTGTGCAGCAGAGTTGTTTCCTTGGCACTCATACTACCATAATCGACCATATCAATGTTGCCCCGAACATTACTACCGGTGCTGGGACAGTCGTGATTAAAAATCTAACCGAACCAGCACTTTACGTAGGGGTGCCAGCACGAAAACTGAAGCCGAATATTAACTGA
- a CDS encoding sugar phosphate isomerase/epimerase family protein: MKFAICQEMFVDWEWEKQCDLIAEIGYTGIELAPFAFADHPSKITQEERASLKKTAEDRGLQIFGLHWLLAKTEGLHLTTADSEVRKNTAAYLVELGNLCADLGGDLMVFGSPFQRNIEEGMSREQAYQNAAEVFRNCLPAIGERGVRICMEPLTTKETDFVNTCAEAIELIDMVGADNFVLHQDVKAMAGAETESIPELIHKYASRTGHFHVNDTNLLGPGMGETDYHPIFKALKETKYPGWISVEVFDYKPGSEHIARESFRYMKEVWESV, from the coding sequence ATGAAGTTTGCCATTTGTCAGGAAATGTTTGTCGACTGGGAGTGGGAAAAACAATGCGACCTGATCGCGGAGATTGGTTATACGGGCATCGAGCTGGCACCTTTTGCTTTTGCCGATCATCCATCGAAAATTACTCAAGAAGAGCGGGCCTCCCTCAAGAAAACAGCTGAGGACCGCGGGCTCCAAATCTTTGGACTGCACTGGCTTCTGGCAAAAACCGAAGGTCTGCATCTGACCACTGCTGACTCCGAAGTTCGCAAAAATACTGCCGCTTATCTGGTGGAGTTAGGGAACCTTTGTGCCGATCTGGGCGGAGACCTGATGGTCTTCGGTTCTCCATTCCAGCGCAACATCGAAGAAGGCATGTCGCGCGAACAGGCTTATCAGAATGCAGCGGAAGTTTTCCGCAACTGTCTGCCGGCGATCGGCGAGCGCGGGGTTCGCATCTGCATGGAACCGCTGACTACCAAAGAAACGGATTTCGTGAATACCTGTGCGGAAGCCATCGAGTTAATCGACATGGTCGGTGCGGACAACTTTGTTCTGCACCAGGATGTCAAAGCGATGGCCGGTGCAGAAACAGAATCGATTCCGGAACTGATTCACAAGTATGCTTCGCGGACGGGTCACTTCCATGTGAATGACACCAACCTGCTCGGACCTGGAATGGGAGAGACCGACTACCATCCGATCTTCAAAGCGCTGAAAGAAACGAAGTACCCCGGATGGATTTCAGTTGAAGTGTTCGACTACAAACCGGGCAGCGAACACATCGCGCGCGAAAGTTTTCGTTACATGAAAGAGGTCTGGGAAAGCGTCTGA